A section of the Schistosoma haematobium chromosome ZW, whole genome shotgun sequence genome encodes:
- the RRS1_1 gene encoding Rhodanese- sulfurtransferase (EggNog:ENOG410VECN~COG:J~BUSCO:EOG091G0I2Z): MSYRSQLAEVDLGNLLIEDKCPLNQFNEVSSLDDDHYRTISLDCTHHFFKLFFELPTESNDSVSVSILPKPTFRLPREKKIPSTKELTRWDRFARLKGIQNRKKSRKVWDPVSESWKPRWGKDRIDDFKDKWVLEVPDNADPYEDQFAKLSQAKKERRAKNELQRLRNIARTVKAGQAPPIGVLTESQSSKTELSRAFAIAQNSDASMGRFSAPVDSRKLSKKVE; encoded by the exons ATGTCTTACAGATCTCAACTTGCAGAAGTAGATTTAGGAAATCTGCTTATTGAAGATAAGTGTCCTTTGAACCAGTTTAATGAAG TTTCGTCTTTAGATGATGATCACTATAGAACGATTTCTCTCGATTGCACTCATCATTTTTTCAAGCTATTTTTCGAA CTACCGACGGAATCAAATGATTCTGTGTCTGTTTCCATT CTCCCAAAACCTACTTTTCGTCTCCCCAGAGAGAAAAAG ATCCCCTCAACCAAAGAACTTACTAGATGGGACAGATTTGCACGCTTAAAGGGAATCCAGAATCGTAAGAAGTCCCGCAAAGTTTGGGATCCTGTGTCTGAATCATGGAAACCAAGGTGGGGTAAAGACCGGATCGATGATTTTAAAGACAAATGGGTACTTGAAGTTCCGGATAACGCAG ATCCCTATGAGGACCAGTTTGCCAAATTATCACAAGCTAAAAAGGAACGTAGAGCCAAAAACGAGCTCCAGCGTCTCCGCAATATTGCCCGAACTGTCAAAGCGGGACAAG CTCCTCCTATTGGCGTTTTAACGGAATCACAGTCGTCTAAAACTGAACTGTCACGTGCTTTCGCAATTGCTCAAAACTCTGATGCATCAATGGGTCGTTTTTCTGCTCCAGTGGATAGCCGAAAACTTTCTAAGAAAGTTGAGTAA
- the RRS1_1 gene encoding Rhodanese- sulfurtransferase, variant 2 (EggNog:ENOG410VECN~COG:J~BUSCO:EOG091G0I2Z), whose product MSYRSQLAEVDLGNLLIEDKCPLNQFNEVSSLDDDHYRTISLDCTHHFFKLFFELPTESNDSVSVSILPKPTFRLPREKKIPSTKELTRWDRFARLKGIQNRKKSRKVWDPVSESWKPRWGKDRIDDFKDKWVLEVPDNADPYEDQFAKLSQAKKERRAKNELQRLRNIARTVKAGQAPPIGVLTESQSSKTELSRAFAIAQNSDASMGRFSAPVDSRKLSKKVEKRSKKRIPLSQVVQSTKKSKQNKLISRTTKKNKMSSRPSKKK is encoded by the exons ATGTCTTACAGATCTCAACTTGCAGAAGTAGATTTAGGAAATCTGCTTATTGAAGATAAGTGTCCTTTGAACCAGTTTAATGAAG TTTCGTCTTTAGATGATGATCACTATAGAACGATTTCTCTCGATTGCACTCATCATTTTTTCAAGCTATTTTTCGAA CTACCGACGGAATCAAATGATTCTGTGTCTGTTTCCATT CTCCCAAAACCTACTTTTCGTCTCCCCAGAGAGAAAAAG ATCCCCTCAACCAAAGAACTTACTAGATGGGACAGATTTGCACGCTTAAAGGGAATCCAGAATCGTAAGAAGTCCCGCAAAGTTTGGGATCCTGTGTCTGAATCATGGAAACCAAGGTGGGGTAAAGACCGGATCGATGATTTTAAAGACAAATGGGTACTTGAAGTTCCGGATAACGCAG ATCCCTATGAGGACCAGTTTGCCAAATTATCACAAGCTAAAAAGGAACGTAGAGCCAAAAACGAGCTCCAGCGTCTCCGCAATATTGCCCGAACTGTCAAAGCGGGACAAG CTCCTCCTATTGGCGTTTTAACGGAATCACAGTCGTCTAAAACTGAACTGTCACGTGCTTTCGCAATTGCTCAAAACTCTGATGCATCAATGGGTCGTTTTTCTGCTCCAGTGGATAGCCGAAAACTTTCTAAGAAAGTTGA AAAACGATCTAAGAAAAGAATTCCACTGAGTCAAGTTGTTCAAAGTACTAAAAAGAGTAAACAGAATAAGTTAATATCcagaacaacaaaaaagaataagATGAGTTCACGCCCTTCTAAAAAGAAATAG
- a CDS encoding hypothetical protein (EggNog:ENOG410V5K6~COG:O~CAZy:GT25) codes for MSKKTHRHHQNTERPTFQKLLTKVQHSNNSEVNQKYSEQKKFQVISQRFHYIMNKRFLLSCSLISFLYLCIVLIKSTKFEDKFNYNENGNNETLPNSLYVTLNANKEIHNQDFNHELNDEYDLRQKISLLNNPNYLMPTLCIGVLVRNKAHTLPYFLNGIENQQYPTKRITLIFYVDNTIDSSEIILNEWIQCNKDKYHNIIFEGKDHNITKLEYENLSKTWTQDHYLHVINLRQKLLDEARNIWADFYLSIDADVILMNPLTIEHLINVMLDSTVSTSKSNLDHKINENIIILAPLMNCTSSEHYSNFWGAMSEEGYYLRSEHYFDIQKRRIQGVYPVAMVHSIFLINLQFYQSEQIGYSPAPINYTGPIDDIIIFSRSVQRAEIDFYLDNTQFYGYIPSPVEEQDLGLYSKDLNNAWLLREQDLFVHLRLQAIIDQEDKQRVIPSECLLNIAENQLPKSNKLNFDEIYFINLLRRPDRRQKMEYMLHQLGINAKHYAAIDGKDLTMKYFDELGIKQLPGYTDPYHNRSLKFGEIGCFLSHYNIWIEMINNGYNRILVLEDDLRFAPAFVRNLNKVIKEADENVANWDLLYIGRKRMSKSEKRVPNTTSLTYPDYTYWTLGYILNRNGAEKLLKQKPLQKLIAIDEYLPVMFNKHPRKDWLVQFEPRNLIALSAEPLLVEPQRYTGEKLYVSDTEDSEIFHSN; via the exons atgagcaaGAAAActcatcgtcatcatcaaaaTACGGAGAGACCTACCTTTCAAAAATTATTAACTAAAG TTCAACATTCAAATAATTCTGAAGTAAATCAAAAATATTCCGAACAGAAAAAATTTCAAGTCATCTCTCAAAGATTTCATTATATCATGAATAAAAGGTTTCTATTATCTTGTTCATTAATATCATTCCTTTATTTATGTATTGTATTAATAAAATCTACAAAGTTTGAAGATAAATTCAATTATAATGAAAATGGTAACAATGAAACATTACCAAATTCTTTATATGTAACATTGAATGCTAACAAAGAGATCCATAATCAAGATTTCAATCATGAAttaaatgatgaatatgatTTACGTCAGAAAatatctttattgaataatccaAATTATTTAATGCCAACATTATGTATTGGTGTATTAGTTCGTAACAAAGCTCATACATTACCATATTTTTTAAATGGTATAGAAAATCAACAATATCCAACTAAACGTATTACATTAATCTTTTATGTTGACAATACAATTGATTCAAGTGAGATCATATTAAATGAATGGATTCAATGTAACAAAGATAAATATCATAATATAATTTTTGAAGGTAAAGATCATAATATAACTAAGTTAGAGTATGAAAATTTGAGTAAAACGTGGACTCAAGATCATTATTTACATGTTATAAATTTACGTCAGAAATTATTAGATGAAGCACGTAATATCTGGGctgatttttatttatctattgacGCTGATGTGATTCTTATGAATCCATTGACTATTGAACATTTAATAAATGTTATGCTTGATTCAACAGTATCTACATCTAAATCTAATTTAGatcataaaattaatgaaaatatcattattttggCACCATTGATGAATTGTACCTCATCTGAACATTATTCCAACTTTTGGGGTGCTATGTCTGAAGAAGGTTACTACCTGCGTTCTGAGCATTATTTTGATATACAAAAACGTCGTATACAAGGTGTATATCCCGTGGCAATGGTACACTcgatatttttaattaatttacagTTTTATCAATCTGAACAAATTGGTTATTCTCCTGCACCAATAAATTATACAGGACCAATTGACGATATTATAATATTTTCTAGATCAGTACAACGTGCagaaattgatttttatttagatAATACACAATTTTATGGATATATTCCATCACCGGTTGAAGAACAAGATCTTGGATTATATTCAAAAGATTTAAATAATGCATGGCTTTTGCGTGAACAAGATCTATTTGTTCATTTACGTTTACAAGCAATTATTGATCAAGAGGATAAACAAAGAGTTATACCTTCAgaatgtttattaaatattgCTGAAAATCAATTACCTAagtcaaataaattaaattttgatgAGATTTACTTTATTAATTTGTTGAGACGACCTGATCGTCGACAAAAAATGGAATATATGCTTCATCAATTAGGTATAAATGCTAAACACTATGCAGCTATTGATGGAAAAGATTTAACtatgaaatattttgatgaattagGAATTAAACAACTTCCGGGTTATACAGATCCTTACCATAATCGGTCGTTGAAATTTGGAGAAATTGGTTGCTTTTTAAGTCATTATAATATATGGATT GAAATGATCAACAATGGTTATAATCGTATATTAGTTCTTGAAGATGATCTACGTTTTGCTCCTGCTTTTGTTCGTAATTTAAATAAAGTTATTAAAGAAGCAGATGAAAATGTTGCTAATTGGGATCTACTCTATATTGGTCGTAAAAGAATGTCAAAATCAGAGAAACGTGTACCGAATACAACTAGTTTAACTTATCCTGATTATACTTATTGGACACTTGGTTATATTTTAAATAGAAATGGTGcagaaaaattattaaaacaaaaaccaTTACAAAAATTAATTGCTATCGATGAATATCTTCCAGTTATGTTTAATAAACATCCTAGAAAAGATTGGTTAGTTCAATTTGAACCACGAAATTTAATTGCTTTATCTGCTGAACCATTATTAGTTGAACCACAAAGGTATACAGGTGAAAAACTTTATGTATCAGATACAGAAGACTCTGAAATTTTCCAtagtaattaa
- a CDS encoding hypothetical protein (EggNog:ENOG410V5K6~COG:O~CAZy:GT25), whose protein sequence is MSKKTHRHHQNTERPTFQKLLTKGKSHKSNSNINTVQHSNNSEVNQKYSEQKKFQVISQRFHYIMNKRFLLSCSLISFLYLCIVLIKSTKFEDKFNYNENGNNETLPNSLYVTLNANKEIHNQDFNHELNDEYDLRQKISLLNNPNYLMPTLCIGVLVRNKAHTLPYFLNGIENQQYPTKRITLIFYVDNTIDSSEIILNEWIQCNKDKYHNIIFEGKDHNITKLEYENLSKTWTQDHYLHVINLRQKLLDEARNIWADFYLSIDADVILMNPLTIEHLINVMLDSTVSTSKSNLDHKINENIIILAPLMNCTSSEHYSNFWGAMSEEGYYLRSEHYFDIQKRRIQGVYPVAMVHSIFLINLQFYQSEQIGYSPAPINYTGPIDDIIIFSRSVQRAEIDFYLDNTQFYGYIPSPVEEQDLGLYSKDLNNAWLLREQDLFVHLRLQAIIDQEDKQRVIPSECLLNIAENQLPKSNKLNFDEIYFINLLRRPDRRQKMEYMLHQLGINAKHYAAIDGKDLTMKYFDELGIKQLPGYTDPYHNRSLKFGEIGCFLSHYNIWIEMINNGYNRILVLEDDLRFAPAFVRNLNKVIKEADENVANWDLLYIGRKRMSKSEKRVPNTTSLTYPDYTYWTLGYILNRNGAEKLLKQKPLQKLIAIDEYLPVMFNKHPRKDWLVQFEPRNLIALSAEPLLVEPQRYTGEKLYVSDTEDSEIFHSN, encoded by the exons atgagcaaGAAAActcatcgtcatcatcaaaaTACGGAGAGACCTACCTTTCAAAAATTATTAACTAAAGGTAAATCTCATAAATCCAATTCAAATATAAATACAGTTCAACATTCAAATAATTCTGAAGTAAATCAAAAATATTCCGAACAGAAAAAATTTCAAGTCATCTCTCAAAGATTTCATTATATCATGAATAAAAGGTTTCTATTATCTTGTTCATTAATATCATTCCTTTATTTATGTATTGTATTAATAAAATCTACAAAGTTTGAAGATAAATTCAATTATAATGAAAATGGTAACAATGAAACATTACCAAATTCTTTATATGTAACATTGAATGCTAACAAAGAGATCCATAATCAAGATTTCAATCATGAAttaaatgatgaatatgatTTACGTCAGAAAatatctttattgaataatccaAATTATTTAATGCCAACATTATGTATTGGTGTATTAGTTCGTAACAAAGCTCATACATTACCATATTTTTTAAATGGTATAGAAAATCAACAATATCCAACTAAACGTATTACATTAATCTTTTATGTTGACAATACAATTGATTCAAGTGAGATCATATTAAATGAATGGATTCAATGTAACAAAGATAAATATCATAATATAATTTTTGAAGGTAAAGATCATAATATAACTAAGTTAGAGTATGAAAATTTGAGTAAAACGTGGACTCAAGATCATTATTTACATGTTATAAATTTACGTCAGAAATTATTAGATGAAGCACGTAATATCTGGGctgatttttatttatctattgacGCTGATGTGATTCTTATGAATCCATTGACTATTGAACATTTAATAAATGTTATGCTTGATTCAACAGTATCTACATCTAAATCTAATTTAGatcataaaattaatgaaaatatcattattttggCACCATTGATGAATTGTACCTCATCTGAACATTATTCCAACTTTTGGGGTGCTATGTCTGAAGAAGGTTACTACCTGCGTTCTGAGCATTATTTTGATATACAAAAACGTCGTATACAAGGTGTATATCCCGTGGCAATGGTACACTcgatatttttaattaatttacagTTTTATCAATCTGAACAAATTGGTTATTCTCCTGCACCAATAAATTATACAGGACCAATTGACGATATTATAATATTTTCTAGATCAGTACAACGTGCagaaattgatttttatttagatAATACACAATTTTATGGATATATTCCATCACCGGTTGAAGAACAAGATCTTGGATTATATTCAAAAGATTTAAATAATGCATGGCTTTTGCGTGAACAAGATCTATTTGTTCATTTACGTTTACAAGCAATTATTGATCAAGAGGATAAACAAAGAGTTATACCTTCAgaatgtttattaaatattgCTGAAAATCAATTACCTAagtcaaataaattaaattttgatgAGATTTACTTTATTAATTTGTTGAGACGACCTGATCGTCGACAAAAAATGGAATATATGCTTCATCAATTAGGTATAAATGCTAAACACTATGCAGCTATTGATGGAAAAGATTTAACtatgaaatattttgatgaattagGAATTAAACAACTTCCGGGTTATACAGATCCTTACCATAATCGGTCGTTGAAATTTGGAGAAATTGGTTGCTTTTTAAGTCATTATAATATATGGATT GAAATGATCAACAATGGTTATAATCGTATATTAGTTCTTGAAGATGATCTACGTTTTGCTCCTGCTTTTGTTCGTAATTTAAATAAAGTTATTAAAGAAGCAGATGAAAATGTTGCTAATTGGGATCTACTCTATATTGGTCGTAAAAGAATGTCAAAATCAGAGAAACGTGTACCGAATACAACTAGTTTAACTTATCCTGATTATACTTATTGGACACTTGGTTATATTTTAAATAGAAATGGTGcagaaaaattattaaaacaaaaaccaTTACAAAAATTAATTGCTATCGATGAATATCTTCCAGTTATGTTTAATAAACATCCTAGAAAAGATTGGTTAGTTCAATTTGAACCACGAAATTTAATTGCTTTATCTGCTGAACCATTATTAGTTGAACCACAAAGGTATACAGGTGAAAAACTTTATGTATCAGATACAGAAGACTCTGAAATTTTCCAtagtaattaa